From Methanosarcinales archaeon:
TAAAAACCGAAACTTCCGCGGTTTTTAACCTGAGCACACAGTTCGGAGGGGGCAAGACCCATGCTCTGGCTTTACTTTACCATCTGGCAAAAGGAGGGGCTGAGGCAACTTCATGGCCTGGAGTGACCAATATCCTCGGAAAAGCTGGGGTTACTAATATTCCTCAGGCAGCCATTGCTGTATTTGTTGGCACGGAATTCGACTCCATTGCAGGAAGAGGTGGCGAAAATGGAGAACCATTGCGAAAAACTCCATGGGGAGAAATCGCCTGGCAGCTTGGAGGTCCAGAATCCTTTAAAATTGTTTCAGAACAAGACAAGCAATTAATCGCACCTGGCAACGATGTAATAAGAAAGATCTTGCCCAAAGACCGCCCATGCTTGATTTTGATGGATGAACTGATGAACTATATCAGCAGATATCGAAAGATGGGGATGGTAACACAATTTTACAATTTCTTGCAAAACCTCTCTGAAGAAGCACGCGGTCAAAACAATGTTGTTCTGGTCGTATCCATACCTGCCTCAGAGTTAGAAATGACCGCAGAAGACCACTCAGACCATGAGCGTTTCAAGAAATTACTTGACAGGCTTGGCAAAGCTGTGATGATGTCAGCTGAAGGTGAGACTTCTGAGATCATCAGAAGAAGGCTTTTTGAATGGAATGGAGTTCCAGAGGAAGCAAAAAAGACCATTAATGAATATGCTGATTGGATAGTTGAGCATCGCAATCAGGTAGGGGATTTCCCAGTAGATAGTGCCAAAGAAGCGTTTCTTGCTTCATATCCTTTCCATCCAACGGTGTTGTCTGTATTTGAACGTAAATGGCAGGGATTACCACGCTTTCAACGAACGCGCGGGATATTACGGTTACTTGCCTTATGGGTATCACGAGCATATCAAGATGGATTTAAAGGAGCACATAAGGATCCTCTAATTACTTTAGGAACTGCACCATTGGATGATCCAATATTCAGATCACCTCTATTAGAACAACTGGGCGAACCTCGACTGGAACCTGTAATAACAACAGATATTGCTGGAAAACCGGATGCTCATTCGATCATCCTTGATAAAGAAGCACTGGATGCAATCAAAAAAGCTCGACTTCATCGAAAAGTGGCAACAGCAATATTTTTTGAATCAAATGGAGGGCAATCAAGAACAGATGCAACTATCCCGGAGATCCGGTTAGCTGTTGCCGAACCTGGATTAGACCTTGGGAATATCGAAACAGTGTTAGAAACCCTGGGAGAATCCTGCTATTACCTCAGGGTCGAAAGAAACCACTATCGTTTTGGATTAACGGTAACACTTAACAAAATATTGGCAGATCGCAGAGCCACAATATCAGAAAAAAAGATCGATGAAAGAGCGCGTGCCGAAATCCAGAAAGTTTTCGCATCAGTCAGCAGCATAGAAAGAGTCTTTTTCCCCGATAAGAGTGGACAGATACCGGATAGGGCAGCATTAACGCTAATTATTCTTCCACCTGAGCAATCAATTTCGGAAGGGAAAAAAATAAATGATATGATCGAAACCTTCACGAGGGAAAATGGTACATCTGCACGCACATTTAAAAGCGCTCTAATATGGATTGTCCCGGATTCTTCTTCTGGTCTTTATGAAGATGCCCGTAAACTTTTAGCATGGGAAGATATCAGCGATGAGGCAGAAGAACTCCATCTCGATGATACTCAAAAACGTCATCTCGATGAAAATATAAAAAAGTCACAACGTGACCTAAAAGAATCTGTGTGGAGAAGCTATAATAATATCATTCTGCTTGGCAAAGACAATAAGATGAGACACACTCCGCTTGGTCTGGTTCATTCAAGTGCTGCAGATTCTCTTGTCGGATTGATCATTAATCGCTTACGTCAGGATGGAGATATAGAAGAAGCCATCAGTCCGAACTTCTTGATCAGGAACTGGCCGCCAGCTTTTAAGGAATGGAGTACAAAATCGGTACGTGATGCTTTCTTTTCGTCTCCACAGTTTCCGCGTCTTATAAACGCTGAAGCAATAAGGGATACAATTGCTCGGGGTGTTTCTGGCAGCAATATAGGTTATGTTGGAAAAACCGGTGATGGTGATTATTCTCCATTTATTTATGGAAATAGTCTTGTTGCAAGCGATGTGGAGATTACAGATAATATTTTCATAATTAAGAAAGAGATCGCTGAAGATTATAAAGCAGCAAAAGTAACTGGTACTGAAATAAAAAAACCCGAGGGTTTCCAATATCCTACTGTTAAGACCCCGATTAATACTACTCAAGAACCTGGCAAAGGAGACGAGCAGCCTATCCCTCCTGAAACTAATATAACACCGGTAGTTGCGTCAAGCAGATTAACGTGGAATGGCAATGTACCCCCGCAAAAATGGATGAATTTTTACACAAAGGTTCTTTCGAAGTTTGCAGGTGGGAAGGGTCTGAAATTGACACTTAGCTTTGAAGTCGCTGAAGAGGGAGGAATTTCAACACAGAAGGTTGAGGAAACAAAGGCTGCGCTGAGGGAATTAGGATTGGATGATAATGTTTCGAATGACTCTTGAGCAAGAACGATATAATATTTAAAAAAAATTATTATTATAAAATATAAATCAAAGTATTAGAATGAATGAATTGCATGTAATTTCTGGCAAGAGTGAGTAGTGATGGTGAATTTCAAATATGCGAACCATTAGTAAAACTCGATCGGGAAATATTAAGGGAGATGAAAAGATGAACTATTGGCGTATGGCTTTCAGAATCGACAGTCGAGGTTATGAGATGTGGCCGGATTGTTATGAACGAGGAATTGCTGCTATTGGATATTATACTGATGATGGAAACCCTGTGGTTGAAGATTGTTCTAAGCTCACAGAAGATGATTACGATGAAATTTGGCGAGGAAAAAGGCCTGAAGCCACAACCGCCAGAAGCAGTCTAAAAAATGTAGCTTATCGAATGAAGAAAAGAGATATAATCTATGTGAAACAAGGCCCATATATCGTAGGAAAGGGAGTGATAACGAGAGAGTATAAATACGACCCAAATATCCTCAAAGGAACGGAAGTTGAGTGGGAACATTTCGTGACAGTAAATTGGGAAAACGAATTTCCTAAATTCAACCTTGTTCTTGGGGCAGACCAGATAACAGTTTTAAAATTAGAAGGACGGCGTTTAGATAAAATTAATAAGGCTGAATCCCAAACAGTAAAAAAAATCAAGATAGTTGAAGCAAAAGAAGGAGAAATATACACATCTGAAGCCATATTTCGAACAAGGAATCGGGCATTGATTGAAGCAAAGAAAGCTAATTCTGATTACCATTGTGAAGTATGTAAAATGAGTTTTAAGAGAATTTATGGTAAAATTGGTGAAAAGTACATAATAGCACATCATTTATATTCTATTAGTAGTAGAGATAATGCATCAATAACTGCGCTTGATGATATTGCTTTGGTCTGCGCCAACTGTCATGAT
This genomic window contains:
- a CDS encoding ATP-binding protein; translated protein: HLDQIRDGRAPDDYQRPRRFFERTYLTKGLEDLSAEVVRRLSGIKTETSAVFNLSTQFGGGKTHALALLYHLAKGGAEATSWPGVTNILGKAGVTNIPQAAIAVFVGTEFDSIAGRGGENGEPLRKTPWGEIAWQLGGPESFKIVSEQDKQLIAPGNDVIRKILPKDRPCLILMDELMNYISRYRKMGMVTQFYNFLQNLSEEARGQNNVVLVVSIPASELEMTAEDHSDHERFKKLLDRLGKAVMMSAEGETSEIIRRRLFEWNGVPEEAKKTINEYADWIVEHRNQVGDFPVDSAKEAFLASYPFHPTVLSVFERKWQGLPRFQRTRGILRLLALWVSRAYQDGFKGAHKDPLITLGTAPLDDPIFRSPLLEQLGEPRLEPVITTDIAGKPDAHSIILDKEALDAIKKARLHRKVATAIFFESNGGQSRTDATIPEIRLAVAEPGLDLGNIETVLETLGESCYYLRVERNHYRFGLTVTLNKILADRRATISEKKIDERARAEIQKVFASVSSIERVFFPDKSGQIPDRAALTLIILPPEQSISEGKKINDMIETFTRENGTSARTFKSALIWIVPDSSSGLYEDARKLLAWEDISDEAEELHLDDTQKRHLDENIKKSQRDLKESVWRSYNNIILLGKDNKMRHTPLGLVHSSAADSLVGLIINRLRQDGDIEEAISPNFLIRNWPPAFKEWSTKSVRDAFFSSPQFPRLINAEAIRDTIARGVSGSNIGYVGKTGDGDYSPFIYGNSLVASDVEITDNIFIIKKEIAEDYKAAKVTGTEIKKPEGFQYPTVKTPINTTQEPGKGDEQPIPPETNITPVVASSRLTWNGNVPPQKWMNFYTKVLSKFAGGKGLKLTLSFEVAEEGGISTQKVEETKAALRELGLDDNVSNDS
- a CDS encoding HNH endonuclease; the protein is MNYWRMAFRIDSRGYEMWPDCYERGIAAIGYYTDDGNPVVEDCSKLTEDDYDEIWRGKRPEATTARSSLKNVAYRMKKRDIIYVKQGPYIVGKGVITREYKYDPNILKGTEVEWEHFVTVNWENEFPKFNLVLGADQITVLKLEGRRLDKINKAESQTVKKIKIVEAKEGEIYTSEAIFRTRNRALIEAKKANSDYHCEVCKMSFKRIYGKIGEKYIIAHHLYSISSRDNASITALDDIALVCANCHDMLHRNDPPMSIGELRSRIRHVS